From Natronorubrum halophilum, a single genomic window includes:
- a CDS encoding bifunctional 4-hydroxy-2-oxoglutarate aldolase/2-dehydro-3-deoxy-phosphogluconate aldolase, with product MANENDVHDRIIDSGVVAVLRGIDDAQIASVARAIHEAGVTAIEVTADGKRASEKIAAVDRELADTDAVVGAGTVLDAPTAQSVIDAGAEFVLAPDCNPEVVRTCNRQGVVSIPGVMTPTEAVTAMEAGADMLKMFPATTVGPDHIGALQGPLGDIDIMPTGGVSSDNVGDFFEGGAVAVGAGSAIVDYDAIAADDMAQVRETAATFVDAVESARSQ from the coding sequence ATGGCGAACGAAAACGACGTTCACGACCGAATCATCGATAGCGGTGTTGTGGCAGTCCTCCGCGGAATCGACGACGCACAGATCGCGTCGGTCGCTCGAGCGATTCACGAGGCGGGCGTCACCGCGATCGAAGTAACCGCCGACGGGAAGCGCGCGAGCGAGAAGATCGCCGCGGTGGACCGAGAGCTCGCGGATACCGACGCCGTCGTCGGGGCGGGGACGGTGCTCGACGCGCCGACGGCCCAGTCGGTCATCGACGCCGGTGCGGAGTTCGTCCTCGCGCCGGACTGCAATCCCGAGGTGGTCCGCACCTGTAACCGACAGGGTGTCGTCTCGATTCCGGGCGTGATGACGCCGACGGAGGCCGTCACGGCCATGGAGGCCGGCGCGGACATGCTCAAGATGTTCCCGGCGACGACGGTCGGGCCCGATCACATCGGCGCGCTACAGGGCCCGCTCGGTGATATAGATATCATGCCGACCGGCGGCGTTTCGTCCGACAACGTCGGTGACTTCTTCGAGGGCGGCGCCGTTGCCGTCGGTGCCGGAAGCGCGATCGTCGACTACGACGCCATCGCGGCTGACGATATGGCGCAGGTCCGCGAGACGGCCGCTACGTTCGTCGACGCCGTCGAATCGGCTCGGTCCCAGTAA
- the kdgK1 gene encoding bifunctional 2-dehydro-3-deoxygluconokinase/2-dehydro-3-deoxygalactonokinase: MSSLVTFGETMLRLSPAAGNRIETATQLNFRTAGAESNVAIAASNLGCEATWTSKLPDSPLGRRVTREIRSHDVETSVTWTDEGRQGTYYIEKGGEPRGTNVIYDRSDAAIRTATPDELTDGIDLAATDAVYTSGITPALSEQLAETTTAMLERSRDAGATTVFDLNYRAKLWSPAAARARCTSLLETVDIAVIAARDARTVLERTGSDEAIARDISSTYDPAVVVLTQGDEGAIAVDTDGTLHDQRAFPAETTDPIGTGDAFVGGFLAHYLENGDVSGALEYGSATAALKRTLEGDLAILTPGEVEAVIDDPDGGIAR, encoded by the coding sequence ATGTCATCATTGGTCACGTTCGGCGAAACGATGCTTCGCCTCTCTCCGGCGGCCGGCAACCGAATCGAGACGGCGACGCAACTGAACTTCCGCACGGCCGGCGCCGAGAGCAACGTCGCCATCGCCGCCTCGAATCTCGGCTGTGAGGCGACGTGGACTTCGAAACTCCCGGACTCGCCACTCGGTCGGCGCGTCACGCGTGAGATACGGAGTCACGACGTCGAGACGAGCGTCACCTGGACGGACGAGGGACGACAGGGAACCTATTACATCGAGAAGGGAGGCGAACCCCGCGGAACGAACGTCATCTACGACCGCTCCGATGCGGCGATCAGAACTGCGACGCCGGACGAACTGACCGACGGCATCGACCTCGCCGCGACCGACGCCGTCTACACCAGCGGGATCACGCCCGCTCTCTCCGAGCAACTGGCAGAAACCACCACTGCGATGCTCGAGCGTAGCCGAGACGCCGGGGCAACGACGGTCTTCGACCTCAACTACCGCGCCAAACTGTGGTCGCCGGCGGCGGCCAGAGCCCGTTGTACCTCGCTCCTCGAGACGGTCGATATCGCAGTGATCGCCGCACGCGACGCCCGGACCGTCCTCGAGCGGACGGGGAGCGACGAGGCGATCGCTCGCGATATTTCGTCGACGTACGATCCGGCGGTCGTCGTCCTGACCCAGGGCGACGAGGGTGCGATCGCCGTCGATACCGACGGCACGCTGCACGATCAGCGCGCATTCCCCGCGGAAACGACCGATCCCATCGGCACCGGCGACGCCTTCGTCGGCGGCTTCCTCGCGCACTATCTCGAGAACGGCGACGTTTCGGGGGCGCTGGAATACGGATCGGCAACGGCAGCATTGAAACGGACGCTCGAGGGGGATCTCGCCATTCTCACGCCCGGAGAGGTCGAAGCGGTGATCGACGATCCCGACGGCGGGATCGCCAGATAG
- a CDS encoding SDR family NAD(P)-dependent oxidoreductase, with translation MTNGTPSRLVDRTAIITGSTRGIGAGIARRFASEGANVVINGRSEAAGEAVAREITNASTPGEAAFIEADMGDPERITELITSAVDRFGEIDMLVNNAAVQPETGVRDATLKDWNAVMDINFRGYWLLVRDAIEYMPEGSSIVNISSNHSRSTLPETFPYNAVKAGIDGMTRAMAIELGPLGIRANTINPGWIEVDRTREELADGRYDEVEALHPVDRIGQPADVAGVAAFLASDDAAFVTGSSILVDGGRSAVMQDDNLVAYKDGIE, from the coding sequence GACTGCGATCATCACCGGTTCTACGCGAGGAATCGGAGCGGGAATCGCACGCCGATTCGCCAGCGAAGGGGCGAACGTAGTCATCAACGGTCGAAGCGAAGCCGCGGGTGAAGCGGTTGCTCGGGAGATAACGAACGCGTCGACTCCCGGTGAGGCAGCGTTCATCGAGGCGGATATGGGCGATCCCGAACGGATCACGGAGTTGATTACCAGCGCTGTCGACCGTTTCGGTGAAATCGATATGCTGGTCAACAACGCCGCGGTGCAGCCGGAAACGGGCGTTCGCGACGCGACGCTCAAGGACTGGAACGCCGTCATGGATATCAACTTTCGCGGCTACTGGCTGCTCGTGCGCGACGCGATCGAGTACATGCCGGAGGGAAGCAGTATCGTCAATATTTCCTCGAACCACTCCCGATCGACGCTTCCCGAGACGTTTCCGTATAACGCCGTAAAAGCGGGGATCGACGGAATGACGCGCGCGATGGCGATCGAACTCGGTCCGCTCGGCATCCGGGCCAACACCATCAACCCCGGCTGGATAGAGGTCGATCGGACGCGCGAAGAATTGGCTGACGGCCGGTACGATGAGGTCGAAGCGCTACATCCGGTCGATCGTATCGGGCAACCGGCCGACGTCGCGGGCGTTGCGGCGTTTCTCGCCAGTGACGACGCGGCGTTCGTGACCGGCTCGTCAATCCTCGTCGACGGCGGTCGGTCGGCCGTGATGCAGGACGACAATCTCGTCGCGTACAAAGACGGGATCGAATAG